The Montipora capricornis isolate CH-2021 chromosome 6, ASM3666992v2, whole genome shotgun sequence genome has a window encoding:
- the LOC138050734 gene encoding uncharacterized protein, producing MMILWTTVVFLTLCYPSHGGRLSSKKVLEDKTNSKRGLVGGWPWLHRRGEKVFLEKKHAFDFFGAFKIDINHECYDEGCVFGEVVEHYGYSEKSYEYWDTYQCKKFNKDCDEVSCRGNALGMEDNTINGGVIVASSWYSPYIQFLPFQGRLNNPNGTWCPKSSNNDSQPYLQVELPLRHNICAVATQGSALYGSDYVTEYKIQTSLDRENWVTYKENGTDKIFQGNSNARDMTKRNFAEPVLALFVRFLPEEWSNWPCMRVEVYGEPENCTVKTTHDKCCVFPFIYEGERMFTCASYSLGKWCALTPNYDKDGLWGRC from the exons ATGATGATATTATGGACAACTGTCGTCTTCTTGACTCTGTGTTATCCAAGTCATG GAGGACGGCTTTCCAGTAAAAAAGTTCTAGAGGACAAAACAAACTCGAAACGTGGCTTGGTTGGTGGTTGGCCGTGGCTTCATCGACGCGGAGAAAAAGTTTTCTTAGAGAAGAAACATGCGTTTGATTTCTTTGGCGCCTTCAAGATTGATATCAATCACGAGTGTTATGACGAGGGGTGTGTATTTGGCGAAGTTGTGGAGCATTATGGGTACTCGGAAAAATCG TATGAATACTGGGACACATATCAATGCAAGAAATTTAACAAGGATTGCGATG aAGTGTCCTGTCGCGGGAATGCTCTTGGAATGGAGGACAATACAATCAATGGCGGCGTAATTGTCGCGTCATCTTGGTATTCCCCATATATTCAGTTTCTTCCTTTCCAAGGGAGATTGAATAATCCCAACGGAACGTGGTGTCCAAAGTCTTCGAATAACGATTCACAACCGTATCTTCAG GTCGAACTTCCTTTGCGCCATAATATCTGCGCAGTAGCTACGCAAGGATCTGCTTTGTATGGCTCCGATTACGTCACAGaatacaagattcaaacttctCTGGACCGAGAGAACTGGGTAACGTACAAAGAAAATGGCACGGACAAG ATATTTCAGGGAAATTCAAATGCCAGGGACATGACAAAAAGAAACTTTGCAGAACCAGTCCTAGCGCTGTTCGTCCGCTTCTTACCCGAGGAATGGAGCAACTGGCCGTGTATGCGCGTTGAGGTGTATGGAGAACCTGAAA attGCACCGTGAAGACAACACACGACAAATGCTGTGTGTTTCCTTTTATTTATGAAGGGGAACGAATGTTCACTTGCGCTTCATACTCGCTTGGGAAATGGTGTGCTTTAACCCCCAACTATGATAAAGACGGCCTATGGGGACGATGTTAA
- the LOC138054282 gene encoding uncharacterized protein — MSPIHILTLLVSIVQIFSSHPPHAQGVMMDKNQAMSFYKRFIDNNIDEECYGEESCVLGEVIEKFGHSEQSYEYWNTYRCNKSKQRCKGITCHGHSIGMKDAKIPDNNIDASSWQEPFHSFRPEAGRLDNQNGVWCPNTLGEADKTYFLQVELPSRYNVCAIATQGSPLYETDWVTKYRLEFSLDGENFMHYTENETIKEFTGNTNANDMLKHDLNRPITTHFIRFVPVEWNNKSCMRAEVYGTAIAYPWKAKNDKCCVFPFKYKGKKYYNVSSTGSGCLGVQQLRIIVMLSRGYTSDFLLAPILISLYRPIPRKRLKSSCFPLKLGLKIDTYLTLMGTNLMLDSYSRGKHLSRAYETW; from the exons ATGTCGCCGATTCATATTTTGACTCTACTGGTGTCCATTGTTCAGATTTTTTCGT CTCACCCTCCCCATGCCCAAGGTGTGATGATGGACAAGAATCAAGCAATGTCGTTTTACAAACGATTCATTGACAACAACATTGACGAGGAGTGCTATGGCGAAGAGTCCTGCGTTTTGGGGGAAGTAATTGAGAAGTTTGGACATTCCGAACAGTCG TATGAGTACTGGAATACTTATCGTTGTAATAAATCAAAACAACGCTGTAAAG GTATCACGTGCCACGGTCATTCAATAGGGATGAAGGACGCAAAGATCCCGGATAACAACATTGATGCGTCATCATGGCAGGAGCCTTTCCACTCCTTCCGACCAGAAGCCGGTCGCCTTGACAACCAAAATGGAGTGTGGTGTCCAAACACTCTCGGGGAAGCAGACAAGACGTATTTCCTTCAAGTTGAGCTCCCTTCTAGGTACAATGTCTGCGCCATCGCGACCCAAGGATCACCACTTTATGAAACCGACTGGGTTACAAAGTATCGCTTGGAGTTCTCCTTGGACGGAGAGAACTTCATGCATTATACAGAGAACGAAACCATCAAG GAGTTTACGGGAAATACTAACGCCAACGATATGCTAAAACATGATTTGAACCGACCAATAACAACCCACTTTATTCGGTTTGTACCGGTGGAGTGGAACAACAAGTCATGCATGCGAGCGGAGGTCTATGGTACTGCAATCG cCTATCCATGGAAGGCCAAGAATGACAAGTGTTGTGTGTTTCCATTCAAATACAAAGGAAAGAAGTATTATAATGTATCATCGACTGGGTCTGGATGCCTTGGTGTGCAACAACTTCGGATCATCGTTATGTTAAGCCgaggctacacgagcgattttttgctcgcgccg atCTTAATAAGCTTATATCGACCCATCCCGCGTAAACGCCTCAAGTCgtcttgttttcctttaaaacttggtctaaaaatagacacttatctgacgctgatggggacaaacctgatgcTAGATTCTTACTCTCGG gGAAAGCATTTGTCCAGGGCCTATGAAACTTGGTag
- the LOC138054284 gene encoding uncharacterized protein, with protein MCRKVDENINHIVSECSKLAQKEYKRRHDWVGKKIPWEVCKEEGFIVNEKWYQHVPEPVLENERCKILWDFTIQTDHVIEARKPDMIVVEKRNKCCKIIDFAIAHYSRIEEKEVEKVVKYQNLARELKKLWKMKTMIIPIVIGTFGTVPKDLKKRLENIGIETKIKQRV; from the coding sequence ATGTGTAGAAAGGTGGATGAAAACATAAATCATATTGTGAGTGAATGCTCTAAATTAGCACAAAAGGAATATAAAAGGAGACATGACTGGGTGGGTAAGAAGATCCCTTGGGAAGTTTGTAAAGAGGAAGGTTTCATTGTCAATGAAAAGTGGTATCAACATGTACCTGAGCCAGTACTAGAGAATGAGAGATGtaaaatattatgggattttaCGATACAGACTGATCACGTGATAGAGGCAAGAAAACCGGACatgattgttgttgaaaagagaaataaatgttgcaaaataatagattttgcaaTAGCACATTATAGCCGTATTGAGGAGAAAGAAGTCGAGAAGGTAGTGAAATACCAGAATCtagcaagagaattgaagaagttatggaaaatgaaaacaatgataattcctattgtaatcggaacatttggaacagttccaaaagatctaaagaagagactagagaatattggtatagagaccaaGATTAAACAGCGTGTTTAA